A window of the Dyadobacter pollutisoli genome harbors these coding sequences:
- a CDS encoding ABC transporter permease translates to MQQDKLNFPWLLQMAWRDSRKNRSRLVLFISSIILGIAALVGIYSLGDNLRENIDEQAATLIGADLALYGNKAVEGKAKALVDSLSKTRSEERSFASMVYFTKNGGNRLAQVKALSGEFPYYGKLETIPATAEKTFRTGREALVDQTLMLQYQAKVGDSIKIGEVTFAIAGILEKAPGSTGLTSTVAPSVYIPMAYLKQTGLMQKGSRVGYRYYFKYPPKTDIEKLVKQLEPQFEKYDLDYNTVQGQKEDTGRSFQDLTRFLALVGFVALLLGCIGVASAIHIYIREKLNSIAILRCLGVKARQAFLIYLIQITGIGIIGSVLGALLGTAIQQFLPIVIKDLLPFELTTTISWPAIGQGLAIGVLISVLFALPPLLSIRKVSPLNVLRVSLDSTKLERDPLTWGLYGLIVLFIFGFAFLQMRTWIEALVFTVSILAAFVVLYAIASLLMWLVRKFFPTSWSYLWRQGLANLYRPNNQTSILIVSIGLGTSLICTLFFVQTILLTRVKLSTSGNQPNIVLFDIQGNQKEGVLAIAKARNVPVNQSVPIVNMRLEEVNGRTAADFEGDTTAEQSRRIFGREYRVTFRDSITSSEKVVKGKWQGVYKKTDTLIPVSLEKGFADRSRIELGDTMVFNVQGTLMSTTVSSFRDVNWGEVQTNFLVVFPTGVLEDAPQFHAMLTHVPNPQVSAEFQQDIVRQFPNISIIDLALVLRVLDDIFNKIGFVIRFMAGFSILTGLIVLIASVLISKYQRLQESVLLRTLGASRKQIFAITALEYFFLGSLAAFTGILIALAGSFSLAKFSFEAEFKPELLPIVAVFLFVSLMTVFIGLVNSRGILSRPPLEVLRQDV, encoded by the coding sequence ATGCAACAAGATAAACTGAATTTTCCCTGGCTGCTGCAAATGGCGTGGCGCGATAGCAGAAAAAACCGCTCCCGTCTGGTACTTTTTATTTCCTCCATTATTCTTGGAATAGCGGCGCTGGTGGGCATTTATTCGCTTGGGGACAACCTGCGGGAAAATATTGACGAGCAGGCGGCAACATTGATTGGCGCCGACCTCGCATTGTACGGAAACAAGGCGGTAGAGGGCAAAGCGAAAGCATTGGTGGATTCATTAAGCAAAACCCGGTCGGAAGAACGCAGCTTTGCCTCAATGGTTTATTTTACAAAAAATGGCGGAAACCGCCTTGCCCAGGTAAAGGCATTATCGGGCGAGTTCCCCTACTATGGCAAGCTGGAAACCATTCCGGCAACTGCTGAGAAGACATTTCGAACTGGTAGGGAAGCATTGGTAGATCAGACACTTATGCTGCAATACCAGGCCAAAGTTGGTGACTCGATCAAAATCGGAGAAGTAACATTTGCTATCGCGGGCATTCTGGAAAAAGCACCGGGATCAACCGGCCTTACCAGCACAGTAGCGCCTTCGGTGTACATTCCAATGGCTTACCTGAAACAAACCGGGCTCATGCAAAAGGGCAGCCGGGTCGGGTATCGTTATTATTTCAAATATCCGCCCAAAACCGACATTGAAAAGCTGGTCAAACAACTGGAACCTCAGTTTGAGAAGTATGATCTGGACTATAATACCGTGCAGGGCCAGAAGGAAGATACCGGCAGGTCGTTTCAGGATTTGACGCGTTTTCTGGCATTGGTTGGCTTCGTCGCTTTGCTGCTCGGCTGTATTGGCGTGGCCAGTGCCATTCATATTTACATCAGGGAAAAACTCAATTCTATCGCAATTCTGAGGTGCCTCGGCGTGAAAGCCAGACAGGCATTCCTCATTTATTTGATCCAGATCACCGGAATCGGCATCATAGGGTCTGTTTTGGGTGCATTACTGGGAACAGCCATTCAGCAATTTTTACCCATTGTAATTAAAGACCTGCTCCCTTTTGAGCTTACCACCACTATTTCCTGGCCAGCCATCGGCCAGGGCCTCGCAATCGGTGTGCTGATATCCGTATTGTTTGCATTGCCTCCATTGTTATCGATCAGGAAGGTTTCGCCATTGAATGTACTGCGCGTGTCACTCGATTCTACCAAACTTGAACGTGATCCGCTGACCTGGGGATTGTACGGGCTGATCGTCTTGTTCATTTTTGGGTTTGCCTTTTTACAAATGCGTACCTGGATCGAAGCATTGGTATTTACGGTCAGTATTCTCGCCGCATTTGTCGTGCTATATGCGATCGCTAGCCTGCTGATGTGGCTGGTACGCAAGTTTTTCCCTACTTCATGGAGTTACCTCTGGCGGCAGGGACTGGCCAATTTGTACCGTCCCAACAACCAGACTTCCATCCTGATCGTCTCCATTGGCCTGGGTACCTCACTGATATGCACGTTGTTTTTTGTTCAAACGATCCTGCTCACCAGGGTAAAACTGTCCACCAGCGGCAACCAGCCTAACATTGTACTTTTCGACATTCAGGGAAACCAGAAAGAAGGTGTACTAGCCATTGCCAAGGCGAGAAATGTGCCGGTTAACCAAAGTGTGCCCATAGTAAATATGCGGCTTGAAGAAGTAAACGGACGCACAGCCGCTGATTTTGAAGGCGATACCACTGCGGAACAGTCGCGACGGATATTTGGAAGAGAATATCGGGTCACGTTCCGGGACTCGATTACCTCGTCCGAAAAAGTCGTGAAAGGCAAATGGCAGGGTGTTTATAAAAAAACAGATACGCTGATACCCGTTTCATTAGAGAAAGGTTTCGCAGACAGAAGCCGGATCGAATTGGGCGACACGATGGTTTTCAATGTCCAGGGTACATTAATGTCCACAACGGTTTCCAGTTTCAGGGATGTGAACTGGGGAGAAGTGCAGACCAACTTTCTGGTCGTGTTTCCCACCGGCGTGCTGGAAGATGCGCCGCAGTTTCACGCGATGCTCACCCACGTACCCAATCCGCAGGTTTCCGCCGAGTTTCAGCAAGATATCGTAAGACAATTTCCGAACATCTCCATCATTGATCTCGCGCTCGTTTTGCGGGTTCTCGATGATATTTTCAACAAAATCGGTTTTGTAATTCGTTTTATGGCAGGTTTCAGTATCCTCACCGGCCTTATCGTGCTCATTGCGTCGGTACTGATCAGCAAGTATCAGCGATTGCAAGAAAGCGTTTTGTTGCGTACGCTTGGTGCGAGCAGGAAACAAATATTTGCGATTACCGCGCTGGAATACTTCTTTCTGGGCTCGCTGGCAGCTTTCACCGGAATACTAATCGCACTAGCCGGCAGCTTTTCCCTAGCCAAATTCAGTTTTGAAGCAGAATTCAAACCTGAGCTCCTGCCCATTGTGGCGGTTTTCCTTTTTGTATCACTTATGACTGTTTTCATCGGCCTCGTCAACAGCCGTGGCATCCTATCCCGCCCACCACTGGAAGTGTTGAGACAGGACGTCTGA
- a CDS encoding ABC transporter ATP-binding protein, which translates to MDTILDLQQVSKIYKSGDRSLTVLDHINFSVEAGSTMSIVGPSGSGKTTLLGLCAGLDRSTSGVVELHGTKLNGLSEDQLAAVRNLYVGFIFQNFQLLPTLTALENVMVPLELRGEKNVKPRALDLLDKVGLSERSHHYPTQLSGGEQQRVSLARAFSNKPQILFADEPTGNLDAETSEKVVKLLFDLNKEAGTTLVVVTHDLELAAKTQRIIRIKGGKLVE; encoded by the coding sequence ATGGATACCATACTCGATCTGCAGCAAGTAAGTAAAATTTATAAAAGCGGAGACCGTTCCTTGACTGTTTTAGATCATATTAATTTCTCAGTAGAGGCCGGCTCGACCATGTCGATCGTAGGCCCATCCGGAAGCGGCAAAACGACATTGCTTGGCTTGTGTGCAGGTCTGGACCGGTCTACCTCAGGCGTGGTGGAGCTTCACGGCACCAAATTGAACGGCCTTAGTGAAGATCAGCTGGCTGCCGTCAGAAACTTGTATGTAGGCTTTATATTTCAAAATTTCCAGTTGCTTCCGACACTCACAGCACTGGAAAATGTAATGGTCCCATTGGAATTAAGGGGAGAAAAAAACGTCAAGCCAAGAGCCCTGGACCTGCTCGACAAAGTAGGCCTCTCGGAGCGAAGCCACCACTACCCTACCCAGCTCAGCGGCGGTGAGCAGCAGCGCGTTTCCCTTGCCAGGGCTTTTTCAAATAAACCTCAGATCCTTTTCGCGGATGAACCCACGGGAAACCTCGATGCAGAAACCAGCGAAAAAGTGGTCAAACTGCTTTTTGACCTGAATAAAGAGGCCGGAACGACATTGGTAGTCGTGACCCATGACCTGGAACTGGCTGCGAAAACACAGCGCATTATCCGTATCAAAGGCGGCAAACTGGTTGAATAG
- a CDS encoding arylesterase, which produces MNRSPLLFLYLIAVSFLVSCSGEKKEDATSKPDSVATTAKKPAAKKKTIVFFGNSLTAGYGLDDPSKAFAGLIQKRIDSLGLNYKVINAGVSGETTSGGNSRIDWLLKQPLDVFILELGGNDGLRGIPVSETKKNLQAILDKVHAKYPDAKLVLAGMQIPPNMGQQYASEFRAVYADIAAKNDLTLIPFLLEGVGGEAKLNLPDGIHPTEEGHKIVAENVWEKIQGLL; this is translated from the coding sequence ATGAACCGCTCCCCATTATTGTTTCTGTACCTGATAGCCGTATCCTTTTTGGTTTCTTGTTCAGGTGAAAAGAAAGAAGACGCCACAAGCAAGCCCGATTCCGTCGCAACTACTGCCAAAAAGCCCGCTGCCAAAAAGAAAACCATTGTATTCTTTGGCAACAGTCTCACCGCAGGATATGGCCTGGATGACCCGTCGAAGGCATTTGCTGGCCTGATCCAGAAGCGGATCGATTCGCTGGGGCTCAACTATAAAGTTATCAATGCAGGCGTGAGCGGGGAGACTACTTCGGGTGGTAACAGCCGCATCGACTGGCTTCTCAAACAACCCCTGGATGTGTTCATACTCGAACTTGGGGGGAATGATGGCCTGCGCGGTATTCCTGTTTCGGAAACTAAAAAGAACCTTCAAGCCATTCTCGATAAGGTGCATGCCAAGTATCCGGATGCCAAGCTGGTACTGGCCGGCATGCAGATCCCGCCCAATATGGGACAACAATACGCCTCCGAATTCCGGGCTGTTTACGCTGACATTGCCGCGAAAAACGATCTGACGCTCATACCGTTTTTACTGGAGGGCGTAGGCGGCGAGGCCAAACTGAACCTGCCGGACGGAATCCACCCTACCGAAGAAGGCCACAAAATCGTGGCCGAGAATGTCTGGGAGAAAATTCAAGGACTGCTTTAA
- a CDS encoding T9SS type A sorting domain-containing protein: protein MHILLSKTFLYRQRTLLLISAFALGSHFVVGQTYLGNVEFTSQNALNSWSSSWKSVSGNVYITSLVDNVITSLSPLQNLESVTGSVIISENHSLTTLAGLDKLKTVGGLEISFNSTLTNINAIQMLTTVNGSVNILGNQNLTTLNALNNALSITGDLTIKNNPKLSQCNVNAICEFLNNHSSFTYLNVSNNAGSCFNEASLNTGCNGALPVVLANFEVIVEGATALLRWATSQETNIRDFEIESSNDGTQWHCDGTVKANGESTALLQYMFIDSSPGEGNHYYRLKMNDLDGSFAYSRVRSIHLGKSGISLYPNPVADRLYIRGAGTFNLLQVFDSQGRSVLTMRENPARGIPVATWKKGFYMIKIVGQKGSSKNFRIIKN, encoded by the coding sequence ATGCACATACTTCTATCTAAAACATTCCTATACCGCCAGCGTACCCTTTTATTGATTTCAGCTTTTGCACTCGGCAGCCACTTTGTCGTTGGGCAAACCTATTTGGGAAACGTGGAATTCACCAGCCAGAACGCGCTCAATTCGTGGAGTTCAAGCTGGAAATCGGTTTCAGGAAATGTATACATTACCAGCCTTGTCGATAATGTGATAACCAGCCTGTCGCCCCTGCAAAATCTTGAATCCGTAACCGGTTCGGTTATCATCAGTGAAAATCATAGCCTGACCACATTAGCTGGTTTGGACAAGCTGAAAACGGTCGGTGGCCTTGAAATTTCCTTCAATTCAACGCTGACGAACATCAATGCAATCCAGATGTTGACGACTGTGAATGGTTCCGTCAATATTCTGGGCAATCAAAACCTTACCACTTTGAATGCATTAAACAATGCCCTGAGCATAACCGGCGACCTCACCATTAAAAACAATCCCAAACTTTCTCAATGCAATGTCAATGCAATCTGCGAGTTTCTGAACAATCATTCATCTTTTACTTATCTCAATGTTTCCAACAATGCCGGTAGCTGTTTCAATGAAGCATCCCTCAATACCGGCTGCAATGGAGCTTTGCCCGTAGTACTTGCAAACTTCGAAGTGATCGTTGAAGGAGCGACTGCGCTGCTGCGCTGGGCTACCTCACAGGAAACCAATATTCGCGATTTTGAGATTGAAAGCAGTAATGATGGCACTCAATGGCATTGCGACGGTACCGTCAAAGCAAATGGTGAAAGCACCGCCTTACTCCAATATATGTTTATAGATTCATCGCCGGGAGAAGGAAATCACTACTACCGGCTCAAAATGAATGATTTGGACGGCTCATTTGCGTATAGCCGAGTGCGTTCCATCCATTTGGGCAAATCGGGCATTTCACTATACCCTAATCCTGTCGCCGATCGGCTGTATATCCGGGGTGCCGGCACATTCAATTTGCTTCAGGTATTCGATTCACAAGGGCGTTCCGTTCTGACAATGAGAGAAAATCCGGCCAGAGGGATTCCGGTTGCTACCTGGAAAAAAGGTTTTTATATGATCAAAATAGTCGGCCAGAAAGGGTCTTCTAAAAATTTCCGGATCATCAAAAACTAG
- a CDS encoding lmo0937 family membrane protein: MGNLLYTIAVILVILWLIGYFGFASFGLGNIIHILLVIAVVAIILRVIRGDRVV; encoded by the coding sequence ATGGGAAATCTTCTTTATACAATAGCTGTCATCCTGGTTATACTTTGGCTGATCGGCTATTTCGGCTTCGCAAGCTTTGGACTAGGTAACATTATCCACATTCTTTTGGTGATTGCAGTAGTTGCAATAATTCTTCGGGTGATACGTGGCGACAGGGTTGTGTAG